A stretch of Electrophorus electricus isolate fEleEle1 chromosome 3, fEleEle1.pri, whole genome shotgun sequence DNA encodes these proteins:
- the fam210b gene encoding protein FAM210B, mitochondrial isoform X2 has product MFFSQEARCVVSTFRYSNFARIPQVGINLPQYFTWKFCNYYRIGRPQDNDRCRSKSCALRRSSIKSEDNFKSTRCTVPFSSFLEQATGTWKTTLGLKSASVQTLGFTRFCRPSMSNRKTPDMLHVSECVFYRGIEICPIRSSTVMILSRALSAGTKQKQVTWVKGEPPIGDKKVQSSMNPKGDAVGVSFHIGISLISLGIFYLGLSSGINMAAVLCKIGFNESVVQSKMAAGTSTFVLAYALHKLFAPLRISITLVSVPFIVRYLRKTGLFKPPSSIL; this is encoded by the exons ATGTTTTTCTCTCAAGAAGCAAGGTGTGTTGTGTCTACGTTTCGTTATAGTAACTTTGCGAGAATACCACAAGTCGGAATAAACCTACCACAATACTTTACATGGAAATTCTGTAACTACTATAGAATTGGTCGCCCACAAGATAATGACAGGTGTAGAAGTAAATCGTGTGCTTTACGTCGGTCTAGTATAAAGTCCGAAGATAATTTCAAGAGCACTAGATGTACCGTTCCATTTAGTTCGTTTTTGGAACAAGCAACTGGGACTTGGAAAACCACATTGGGCTTGAAATCGGCTTCAGTGCAAACACTTGGGTTTACTCGTTTCTGTCGTCCGAGCATGAGCAATCGAAAGACACCTGATATGCTGCATGTATCTGAATGTGTTTTCTATCGGGGTATCGAAATATGTCCCATTCGATCCTCCACGGTTATGATTCTGTCAAGAGCTTTATCCGCAGGTACTAAGCAGAAGCAAGTCACTTGGGTGAAGGGAGAACCACCTATCGGGgacaaaaag GTACAGTCTTCCATGAACCCAAAAGGGGAT GCTGTTGGTGTGTCATTCCACATCGGAATATCCCTGATTTCTCTTGGGATTTTCTACCTTGGTCTGTCTAG TGGTATCAATATGGCTGCTGTCCTGTGTAAGATTGGCTTCAATGAATCTGTAGTTCAGTCGAAGATGGCTGCTGGCACCAGCACATTTGTGCTAGCATATGCTCTTCACAAGCTCTTTGCCCCACTTCGGATCAGCATCACTCTCGTCTCTGTACCATTCATAGTACGATATCTCAGGAAGACTGGACTGTTCAAACCTCCATCATCTATCCTGTGA
- the fam210b gene encoding protein FAM210B, mitochondrial isoform X1 has protein sequence MFFSQEARCVVSTFRYSNFARIPQVGINLPQYFTWKFCNYYRIGRPQDNDRCRSKSCALRRSSIKSEDNFKSTRCTVPFSSFLEQATGTWKTTLGLKSASVQTLGFTRFCRPSMSNRKTPDMLHVSECVFYRGIEICPIRSSTVMILSRALSAGTKQKQVTWVKGEPPIGDKKVQSSMNPKGDAEKTAPEEKQSKAKQLKNVFKEYGAVGVSFHIGISLISLGIFYLGLSSGINMAAVLCKIGFNESVVQSKMAAGTSTFVLAYALHKLFAPLRISITLVSVPFIVRYLRKTGLFKPPSSIL, from the exons ATGTTTTTCTCTCAAGAAGCAAGGTGTGTTGTGTCTACGTTTCGTTATAGTAACTTTGCGAGAATACCACAAGTCGGAATAAACCTACCACAATACTTTACATGGAAATTCTGTAACTACTATAGAATTGGTCGCCCACAAGATAATGACAGGTGTAGAAGTAAATCGTGTGCTTTACGTCGGTCTAGTATAAAGTCCGAAGATAATTTCAAGAGCACTAGATGTACCGTTCCATTTAGTTCGTTTTTGGAACAAGCAACTGGGACTTGGAAAACCACATTGGGCTTGAAATCGGCTTCAGTGCAAACACTTGGGTTTACTCGTTTCTGTCGTCCGAGCATGAGCAATCGAAAGACACCTGATATGCTGCATGTATCTGAATGTGTTTTCTATCGGGGTATCGAAATATGTCCCATTCGATCCTCCACGGTTATGATTCTGTCAAGAGCTTTATCCGCAGGTACTAAGCAGAAGCAAGTCACTTGGGTGAAGGGAGAACCACCTATCGGGgacaaaaag GTACAGTCTTCCATGAACCCAAAAGGGGATGCTGAAAAAACAGCGCCTGAAGAGAAACAAAGTAAAGCAAAGCAGCTGAAGAATGTATTTAAAGAATATGGCGCTGTTGGTGTGTCATTCCACATCGGAATATCCCTGATTTCTCTTGGGATTTTCTACCTTGGTCTGTCTAG TGGTATCAATATGGCTGCTGTCCTGTGTAAGATTGGCTTCAATGAATCTGTAGTTCAGTCGAAGATGGCTGCTGGCACCAGCACATTTGTGCTAGCATATGCTCTTCACAAGCTCTTTGCCCCACTTCGGATCAGCATCACTCTCGTCTCTGTACCATTCATAGTACGATATCTCAGGAAGACTGGACTGTTCAAACCTCCATCATCTATCCTGTGA
- the fam210b gene encoding protein FAM210B, mitochondrial isoform X3 — protein MFFSQEARALSAGTKQKQVTWVKGEPPIGDKKVQSSMNPKGDAEKTAPEEKQSKAKQLKNVFKEYGAVGVSFHIGISLISLGIFYLGLSSGINMAAVLCKIGFNESVVQSKMAAGTSTFVLAYALHKLFAPLRISITLVSVPFIVRYLRKTGLFKPPSSIL, from the exons ATGTTTTTCTCTCAAGAAGCAAG AGCTTTATCCGCAGGTACTAAGCAGAAGCAAGTCACTTGGGTGAAGGGAGAACCACCTATCGGGgacaaaaag GTACAGTCTTCCATGAACCCAAAAGGGGATGCTGAAAAAACAGCGCCTGAAGAGAAACAAAGTAAAGCAAAGCAGCTGAAGAATGTATTTAAAGAATATGGCGCTGTTGGTGTGTCATTCCACATCGGAATATCCCTGATTTCTCTTGGGATTTTCTACCTTGGTCTGTCTAG TGGTATCAATATGGCTGCTGTCCTGTGTAAGATTGGCTTCAATGAATCTGTAGTTCAGTCGAAGATGGCTGCTGGCACCAGCACATTTGTGCTAGCATATGCTCTTCACAAGCTCTTTGCCCCACTTCGGATCAGCATCACTCTCGTCTCTGTACCATTCATAGTACGATATCTCAGGAAGACTGGACTGTTCAAACCTCCATCATCTATCCTGTGA